One window from the genome of Breoghania sp. L-A4 encodes:
- a CDS encoding tricarboxylate transporter: protein MVSTITRRASFGVVAAAAVAFAVPAQAEFDLSGKTVEFVIPFSESGGSAKWANFYAPLLSEALPGNPTVVVKFMPGAGSTKGANWFQKQARPDGLTILGTSGSTQFPYLLGDPRVRYEYKDWNVVLASGTGGVSYLPTDLGARFKADPNSITDVNFIYGSQGATRLDLVPLLAWEMLGLKVEPVFGIKGRGDGRLMFERGEANIDYQTSSSFLKGVAPLVESGQAVPMMTWGALDEDGNIVRDPTFPDLPTFKEVYTQMKGEEPSGGAWKAWKAFFIAGFPAQKMVFLPKGATQEMIDTYTAAFAKVIAREDFAKISETNLGIYPQMTGKGAKTALRDAIAVDDEAKEFVLNWLKDRYGVEIK, encoded by the coding sequence ATGGTTTCAACGATTACACGGCGCGCGTCCTTTGGCGTCGTGGCAGCCGCCGCAGTGGCATTCGCTGTTCCCGCGCAGGCGGAGTTCGACCTTTCCGGCAAGACCGTCGAGTTCGTGATTCCCTTCTCCGAAAGCGGCGGCTCCGCGAAATGGGCCAATTTCTACGCCCCGCTGCTCTCCGAGGCGCTGCCCGGCAACCCGACCGTCGTTGTGAAATTCATGCCCGGCGCCGGCTCCACCAAGGGCGCCAACTGGTTCCAGAAGCAGGCGCGACCCGACGGCCTGACCATCCTGGGCACCTCCGGCTCCACCCAGTTCCCCTATCTGCTTGGCGATCCGCGCGTGCGCTACGAATACAAGGACTGGAACGTGGTCCTGGCATCGGGTACCGGCGGCGTGTCCTATCTCCCCACCGACCTGGGCGCCAGATTCAAGGCCGACCCGAACTCGATCACCGACGTGAACTTCATCTATGGCTCGCAGGGCGCGACGCGTCTCGACCTGGTGCCGCTGCTGGCGTGGGAAATGCTGGGCCTGAAGGTCGAGCCGGTGTTCGGCATCAAGGGCCGCGGCGACGGACGCCTGATGTTCGAGCGTGGCGAGGCCAACATCGACTACCAGACGTCCTCGTCCTTCCTGAAGGGCGTGGCGCCGCTGGTGGAATCCGGTCAGGCCGTGCCGATGATGACCTGGGGCGCGCTGGACGAGGACGGCAATATCGTCCGGGATCCGACCTTCCCCGATCTGCCGACCTTCAAGGAAGTCTACACGCAGATGAAGGGCGAGGAGCCCTCCGGCGGCGCCTGGAAGGCCTGGAAGGCCTTCTTCATCGCCGGCTTCCCGGCCCAGAAGATGGTGTTCCTGCCCAAGGGCGCGACCCAGGAAATGATCGACACCTACACGGCGGCCTTCGCCAAGGTCATTGCGCGCGAAGATTTCGCCAAGATCTCCGAGACGAACCTCGGCATCTACCCGCAGATGACCGGCAAGGGCGCCAAGACCGCGCTGCGCGATGCGATCGCGGTCGATGACGAAGCGAAGGAATTCGTGCTCAACTGGCTCAAGGATCGCTACGGCGTCGAAATAAAGTAG
- a CDS encoding 4-oxalomesaconate tautomerase yields MTQTAVPFLFMRGGTSRGPYMNRADLPKDLDTLSKVLVAAVGSGHPLNIDGIGGGAAVTTKVAMLSPSDDEWADVDYFFAQVSVEDQLVDYKPTCGNILSGVGPAALEMGLVKPAGDTTRVRIRAVNTNARVEAIVETPNGAVEYAGDAKIDGVPGGAAPVLLNFMDVVGSATGALLPTGNLRDEIDGIEVTCMDVAMPLTIARADAFGLTGYETAEELDANRPFMERMEAIRLEAGKRMGMGDVSKSVMPKFGLLSRPRSGGTVSARYFMPWNCHPSMAVTGAQCLASCVLREGTVADGLADLPTGTPALVQIEHPSGIIDVTVDYEGSGADFTLKSAGLLRTARLLARGELMIPQAAWSK; encoded by the coding sequence ATGACCCAGACAGCCGTACCGTTCCTCTTCATGCGCGGCGGCACGTCGCGCGGCCCCTACATGAACCGCGCGGACCTGCCCAAGGATCTCGACACGCTGTCGAAGGTTCTGGTGGCGGCGGTGGGCTCCGGCCATCCGCTGAACATCGACGGCATCGGCGGTGGCGCCGCCGTGACCACCAAGGTCGCCATGCTGTCGCCGTCCGACGACGAATGGGCCGATGTCGACTATTTCTTCGCCCAGGTGTCGGTCGAGGATCAGCTCGTCGACTACAAGCCGACCTGCGGCAACATCCTCTCCGGCGTCGGACCGGCCGCGCTGGAAATGGGTCTCGTGAAACCCGCGGGCGACACCACCCGGGTGCGCATCCGCGCGGTGAACACCAACGCGCGGGTGGAAGCCATCGTCGAGACACCGAACGGCGCGGTCGAATACGCTGGCGACGCCAAAATCGACGGCGTGCCGGGCGGCGCCGCGCCGGTGCTTCTCAACTTCATGGATGTGGTCGGCTCCGCCACGGGCGCCCTGCTGCCCACCGGCAATCTGCGCGACGAGATCGACGGCATCGAGGTCACCTGCATGGATGTGGCCATGCCGCTGACCATCGCACGCGCGGACGCATTCGGCCTCACGGGTTACGAAACAGCCGAGGAACTGGACGCCAACCGCCCTTTCATGGAGCGGATGGAGGCCATTCGGCTTGAAGCCGGCAAGCGCATGGGCATGGGCGACGTCAGCAAGTCCGTGATGCCGAAATTCGGCCTGCTGTCGCGGCCGCGCTCCGGCGGCACCGTGAGCGCGCGCTACTTCATGCCGTGGAACTGTCATCCCTCGATGGCGGTCACTGGCGCACAATGCCTGGCGTCCTGTGTGCTGCGCGAAGGCACCGTCGCCGACGGTCTCGCAGATCTCCCCACGGGCACGCCCGCGCTGGTGCAGATCGAGCACCCCTCGGGCATCATCGACGTGACCGTGGACTACGAGGGCTCGGGCGCCGATTTCACTCTGAAATCCGCAGGCCTGTTGCGCACCGCCCGTCTGCTGGCTCGCGGCGAGCTGATGATCCCGCAGGCCGCCTGGTCGAAATAA
- a CDS encoding response regulator transcription factor, translating to MRIAIIEDNKVLARGIGHRLRDQGHAVDILYLGEEGDAFLMEHGADVVILDINLPDLSGLDVLRRLRGRGDAVPVLLLTARAETSDRVAGLDLGADDYLVKPFEPDELEARLRALLRRRPSERPLYEEIGTLRFDRGARRLSSGETLVELPRRELAVLECLVDRRGRLVSKASLTDHVYGAGADVEDTVVEIYISRLRKRLEPFSVRIRTARGLGYLLENA from the coding sequence TTGCGGATCGCGATCATTGAAGACAACAAGGTGCTGGCGCGCGGGATCGGGCACCGGTTGCGTGATCAGGGACATGCGGTCGATATTCTGTATCTGGGCGAGGAAGGCGACGCGTTCCTGATGGAGCATGGCGCGGACGTGGTAATCCTCGACATCAACCTGCCGGATCTGAGCGGGCTCGATGTGCTGCGCCGTCTGCGCGGCCGCGGCGACGCGGTGCCGGTGTTGCTGCTGACGGCGCGGGCGGAGACCAGCGACCGGGTTGCGGGACTCGATCTCGGCGCGGACGACTATCTCGTCAAGCCGTTCGAACCGGATGAGCTGGAAGCGCGTCTGCGCGCCTTGTTGCGCCGCCGCCCGTCCGAGCGCCCTCTCTATGAGGAGATCGGCACGTTGCGGTTCGACCGCGGTGCGCGCCGGCTGTCGTCGGGCGAGACGCTGGTCGAGCTGCCGCGCCGCGAACTCGCGGTGCTGGAATGCCTTGTCGACCGGCGCGGCCGGCTCGTCTCCAAGGCATCGCTGACAGATCATGTCTACGGCGCGGGCGCGGACGTGGAGGATACGGTGGTCGAGATCTACATCTCCCGGCTTCGCAAGCGTCTCGAACCGTTTTCCGTGCGGATCCGCACCGCGCGGGGCCTGGGATATCTTCTTGAGAACGCGTAG
- a CDS encoding sensor histidine kinase — MRTRSGGETSAGTRDTMVRSTSLRARLMIVILVPLVLISLLAGFWRFTAARSTSELLFDRTLVALTLAIARDVVVSGGDALSPATLDLMRDTSGGGLFYHVNGPDGVFLTGYAYPPAMPIDFKAVTNVPVLFEAVYRGGAVRVARLSEMVTFDGVSGYSTVTVWQSMAAREAFALQLALRAALVMGLLIVTVGGVVWFGVNIGLRPLIELEGAIATRSPDDLSVIRRRVPVEVSGIVDILNTLFGEVSRAIVTRNRFISDAAHQMRNPVAGILSMAVAARDAPSEAERRSRSGELVEAARHASRLTQQLLSFERVRGLADKNRFQREDLTDLVRGVCRRNVARCFENGVELAFEDHAADCPVAVLADRVMLREAVQNLIDNALAHAGPENTAIEVSVAVEGAHASVTVRDFGRGLAVDQIETAFERFGQLDGGEGSGLGLAIVKETARQHGGVLAAVPVEPGASFTISLPVSGPDPEEPRM; from the coding sequence TTGAGAACGCGTAGCGGCGGCGAGACATCCGCCGGGACGCGGGACACTATGGTGCGGTCGACCTCGCTGCGCGCGCGGCTGATGATCGTCATTCTGGTGCCGCTGGTGCTGATCTCGCTCCTTGCCGGGTTCTGGCGGTTCACGGCGGCGCGCTCGACATCGGAACTCCTGTTCGACCGCACCCTCGTCGCCCTGACGCTGGCGATTGCGCGCGACGTCGTCGTTTCCGGAGGCGACGCCCTGTCGCCCGCGACACTGGATCTCATGCGCGACACCAGCGGCGGCGGGCTGTTCTACCATGTGAACGGACCCGACGGCGTGTTCCTCACCGGTTACGCCTACCCGCCGGCGATGCCGATCGACTTCAAGGCGGTCACGAATGTTCCGGTGCTTTTCGAAGCGGTCTATCGCGGCGGCGCGGTGCGCGTCGCGCGGCTTTCCGAAATGGTCACGTTTGACGGCGTCTCCGGATATTCCACCGTCACCGTGTGGCAGAGCATGGCGGCGCGTGAGGCCTTTGCCCTGCAATTGGCGTTACGCGCCGCTCTGGTGATGGGCCTGTTGATTGTCACGGTCGGCGGTGTGGTGTGGTTCGGCGTGAACATCGGGCTCAGACCGCTGATCGAACTCGAGGGCGCGATCGCCACCCGCTCGCCGGACGATCTCAGCGTCATTCGGCGCAGGGTTCCGGTCGAGGTGTCCGGGATTGTCGATATCCTCAACACGCTGTTTGGCGAGGTTTCCAGGGCGATCGTCACGCGCAACCGGTTCATTTCCGATGCCGCGCACCAGATGCGCAATCCGGTTGCGGGCATTCTGTCGATGGCGGTCGCGGCGCGCGACGCGCCCAGTGAGGCGGAACGCCGTTCGCGCAGCGGCGAGCTCGTCGAGGCGGCCCGGCACGCCAGTCGCCTGACCCAGCAACTGCTGTCGTTCGAGCGCGTGCGCGGCTTGGCCGACAAGAACCGCTTTCAGCGTGAGGACCTCACGGATCTGGTGCGGGGGGTGTGCCGGCGCAATGTCGCGCGCTGCTTCGAAAACGGCGTGGAACTCGCCTTTGAGGACCACGCGGCCGATTGTCCCGTCGCCGTCTTGGCGGATCGGGTGATGCTGCGCGAAGCGGTTCAAAACCTGATCGACAATGCGCTTGCCCACGCCGGCCCTGAAAACACCGCCATCGAGGTGAGTGTCGCTGTCGAGGGAGCGCACGCATCGGTGACGGTTCGGGACTTCGGACGCGGCCTGGCGGTCGACCAGATCGAGACGGCGTTCGAGCGCTTCGGTCAGCTTGACGGCGGCGAAGGAAGCGGGCTCGGGCTTGCCATCGTCAAGGAAACCGCGCGGCAGCACGGCGGCGTCCTCGCGGCCGTCCCCGTCGAGCCCGGCGCCAGCTTCACGATTTCGCTGCCCGTATCCGGCCCGGATCCGGAAGAGCCCCGGATGTGA
- a CDS encoding RidA family protein gives MSDIKRIETNTRMSQAVIHGDLVYLAGQVGAPGESVTAQTKAVLAGVDRLLAEAGTDNTRMLQATIWLADMADFAEMNAVWDAWVPAGNAPTRACGEARLATPDYKVEVIIIAAKK, from the coding sequence ATGAGTGACATCAAGCGGATCGAGACCAACACCCGCATGAGCCAGGCCGTGATCCACGGCGATCTTGTCTATCTTGCCGGCCAGGTCGGCGCGCCGGGCGAAAGCGTCACGGCACAGACGAAGGCCGTGCTGGCCGGCGTCGACCGGCTGCTGGCGGAGGCCGGCACCGACAACACCCGCATGCTGCAGGCCACCATCTGGCTCGCCGATATGGCGGATTTCGCGGAAATGAATGCCGTTTGGGACGCCTGGGTGCCGGCCGGCAATGCGCCCACCCGCGCCTGCGGCGAAGCCAGGCTCGCCACGCCCGACTACAAGGTCGAGGTGATCATCATCGCGGCGAAGAAGTAA
- a CDS encoding tripartite tricarboxylate transporter permease, protein MDILATALPALSDAFALIFQPEQMMYLILGVLLGLSVGVFPGLGGIAGLSLVLPFIYGMEPVSGLALMVGLVAVIPTSDTFASVLMGIPGSSASQATVLDGFPMARKGEAARALSAAFASSLFGGLLGALVLTFFILIARPIVLAFGLPEMLMITILGLSMVAILAGSIPMKGLASAGLGLMVGTIGAGDAGGAPRMSYYEWDYLYDGLKLVIVGLSIFAIPEIISLLRQDTSIAKDAKLGAGWTQGLRDWWQNIWLSVRCAVIGVIVGIIPGLGGSVVDWIAYGHTVQTAKDKDGFGSGDVRGVIGPESSNNAKEGGGLVPTLIFGIPGSGSMAVFIGGMALLGYEAGPQMITNNLDVTYTIVWSLALANVLGAGLCIALSGGIAKLTTIRFALLAPFLFMLISFAAFQSRQDIGDLVALFSVGLLGIMLRRFNWSRPAFLIGFVLSTQAENYSYQAYQVASFKFQRSMEIGLSYIFTPIVLTLIVITAVSIFFGIRQAKMIRSEGEVAAGHKTGPFLFLLVVMTYLAVSFFDAMSIKQTTDMIFPATISAISLLACFSVLIRMIRSPSDDAVFADREFAGEDKDAPHGLWTTLAWFAALLVLCTLIGFILALSLFLIVFLRIRAGISWLKVFLLSGAGIAFMIGMGWVLNRDFPPGLLQSAIDLPWPLR, encoded by the coding sequence ATGGATATCCTAGCCACAGCCCTTCCGGCCCTATCGGATGCGTTCGCGCTTATCTTTCAACCCGAGCAGATGATGTATCTCATCCTCGGCGTTCTGCTCGGGCTGTCGGTCGGCGTGTTTCCCGGCCTCGGCGGCATCGCGGGCCTCAGCCTCGTGCTGCCGTTCATTTACGGCATGGAACCCGTTTCCGGTCTTGCCCTGATGGTCGGCCTCGTCGCCGTCATTCCCACATCCGATACATTCGCCTCCGTGCTGATGGGGATCCCCGGATCGTCCGCCAGCCAGGCGACCGTGCTCGACGGTTTCCCGATGGCGCGGAAGGGCGAGGCCGCGCGCGCCCTGTCCGCCGCCTTCGCCTCGTCGCTGTTCGGCGGCCTGCTCGGCGCCCTCGTGCTGACCTTCTTCATTCTCATCGCCCGGCCCATCGTGCTCGCCTTCGGCCTGCCCGAGATGCTGATGATCACCATCCTCGGCCTGTCGATGGTGGCGATTCTCGCCGGCAGCATTCCCATGAAGGGCCTTGCCTCGGCGGGGCTTGGACTCATGGTGGGGACCATCGGCGCGGGCGACGCCGGCGGCGCGCCGCGCATGAGCTATTACGAATGGGACTATCTGTATGACGGACTGAAGCTGGTCATCGTCGGCCTGTCGATCTTCGCGATTCCCGAAATCATCTCGCTGCTGCGCCAGGACACGTCGATCGCCAAGGACGCGAAGCTGGGCGCGGGCTGGACGCAGGGCTTGCGCGACTGGTGGCAGAACATCTGGCTGTCCGTGCGTTGCGCGGTGATCGGCGTCATCGTCGGCATCATTCCCGGCCTCGGCGGCTCGGTGGTCGACTGGATCGCCTACGGCCACACGGTGCAGACCGCCAAGGACAAGGACGGTTTCGGCTCCGGCGACGTGCGCGGCGTGATCGGCCCTGAGAGCTCCAACAACGCCAAGGAAGGCGGCGGACTGGTCCCCACGCTGATCTTCGGTATTCCCGGATCCGGTTCGATGGCCGTGTTCATCGGCGGCATGGCGCTGCTCGGCTATGAAGCCGGGCCGCAGATGATCACCAACAACCTCGACGTCACCTACACGATCGTCTGGTCGCTGGCGCTCGCCAACGTGCTCGGCGCCGGCCTGTGCATCGCGCTTTCGGGCGGCATCGCCAAGCTGACCACCATCCGCTTCGCGCTGCTTGCGCCCTTCCTGTTCATGCTGATCTCGTTCGCCGCCTTCCAGTCGCGGCAGGATATCGGCGATCTCGTGGCGCTGTTTTCGGTCGGCCTGCTCGGCATCATGCTGCGCCGGTTCAACTGGTCGCGCCCCGCCTTCCTGATCGGCTTCGTACTCTCCACGCAAGCCGAGAACTACAGCTACCAGGCCTACCAGGTGGCGAGTTTCAAGTTCCAGAGATCGATGGAGATTGGCCTGTCGTACATCTTCACGCCGATCGTGCTGACGCTCATCGTGATCACCGCGGTGTCGATCTTCTTCGGCATCCGACAGGCCAAGATGATCCGCTCGGAGGGCGAGGTCGCCGCCGGCCACAAGACCGGTCCGTTCCTGTTCCTGCTGGTCGTCATGACCTATCTCGCGGTGAGCTTCTTCGACGCCATGTCGATCAAGCAGACGACCGACATGATCTTCCCCGCCACGATTTCGGCGATCTCCCTGCTCGCCTGCTTCTCGGTGCTGATCCGCATGATCCGCTCACCGAGTGACGACGCGGTCTTCGCCGACCGGGAGTTCGCCGGCGAGGACAAGGACGCCCCGCACGGGCTGTGGACGACGCTGGCATGGTTCGCCGCCCTTCTGGTGCTGTGCACGCTGATCGGTTTCATCCTTGCACTGAGCCTGTTCCTGATTGTATTCCTTCGTATACGCGCAGGCATCTCCTGGCTCAAAGTCTTCCTCCTCTCGGGAGCCGGCATCGCCTTCATGATAGGCATGGGCTGGGTTCTGAACCGCGACTTTCCCCCGGGATTGCTGCAATCCGCAATCGATCTACCATGGCCACTTCGATGA
- a CDS encoding 3-keto-5-aminohexanoate cleavage protein — translation MKKSNKVIITCAVTGGIHTPTMSEHLPVTPDEIATQAIEAAEAGASILHLHARDPNDGRPTPDPAVFMEFLPRIKQSCDAVINITTGGGLNMTVEDRLAAPLKAAPEMCSLNMGSMNFGIFPLADRYPTFKHDWEEPYLRGTDDFIFRNTFRDIERILKMLGEEHGTRFEHECYDTGHLYNLAHFVDRGLVKPPFFVQMIFGILGGIGPDMDNLMFMKKTADKLFGDDYQWSVLAAGRHQMPFATQAAMMGGNVRVGLEDSLFIGRGELAKSNAQQVAKIGRILKELGHEIATPAEARAMLQLKGGDRVNF, via the coding sequence ATGAAGAAGAGCAACAAGGTCATCATCACCTGCGCGGTGACCGGTGGCATTCACACGCCGACCATGTCGGAGCATCTGCCGGTGACGCCCGACGAGATCGCGACCCAGGCGATCGAGGCGGCGGAAGCCGGTGCCTCGATCCTGCATCTGCACGCCCGCGACCCGAACGACGGCCGCCCGACGCCGGATCCGGCGGTCTTCATGGAATTCCTGCCGCGCATCAAGCAGAGCTGCGACGCGGTGATCAACATCACCACCGGTGGCGGGCTCAACATGACGGTGGAGGACCGGCTCGCGGCCCCGCTCAAGGCCGCGCCGGAAATGTGCTCGCTGAACATGGGCTCGATGAATTTCGGCATCTTTCCGCTCGCCGACCGCTATCCCACCTTCAAGCACGACTGGGAGGAGCCGTACCTGCGGGGTACCGACGACTTCATCTTCCGCAACACGTTCCGGGATATCGAGCGAATCCTGAAGATGCTCGGCGAGGAGCACGGCACGCGCTTCGAGCACGAGTGCTACGACACCGGCCATCTTTACAATCTGGCGCATTTCGTCGACCGCGGCCTGGTGAAGCCGCCGTTCTTCGTGCAAATGATTTTCGGCATCCTCGGCGGCATCGGGCCGGACATGGACAATCTGATGTTCATGAAGAAGACGGCAGACAAGCTGTTCGGCGACGACTACCAGTGGTCGGTGCTGGCGGCGGGACGGCACCAGATGCCGTTCGCGACCCAGGCCGCGATGATGGGCGGCAACGTGCGCGTGGGGCTGGAGGACAGCCTGTTCATCGGCCGCGGCGAGCTGGCGAAGAGCAACGCCCAGCAGGTGGCCAAGATCGGCCGTATTCTCAAGGAACTCGGCCATGAGATCGCCACGCCGGCGGAAGCGCGCGCGATGCTGCAGCTCAAGGGCGGCGACAGGGTGAATTTCTAG
- a CDS encoding cyclase family protein produces the protein MTRRIVDLSVALEAGIASDPPMMLPQIAYHGHAETAAQMASFFPGLTPDQLPGGEGWAVETLTVSTHNGTHLDAPYHFHSTMGGGKRAITIDEVPLEWCFSRGVKLDFRHFADGHVVSAAEVEAELARIGHELEPLDIVLVNTSAGARYGADDYLAAGCGMGREATLYLTERGVRVTGTDAWSWDAPFVHTARAFAETGDPSIIWEGHRAGMVTGYCHIEKLSNLESLPPHGFEVSCFPFKIKGASAGFTRAVAIIDKE, from the coding sequence ATGACACGTAGGATTGTTGATCTCTCGGTCGCGCTGGAGGCGGGCATCGCGTCCGATCCGCCGATGATGCTGCCGCAGATCGCCTATCACGGGCATGCTGAGACGGCGGCGCAGATGGCGTCGTTCTTTCCCGGTCTCACGCCGGATCAGCTTCCCGGGGGCGAGGGCTGGGCGGTGGAGACGCTGACGGTCTCCACCCACAACGGCACGCATCTGGACGCGCCCTATCATTTTCATTCCACGATGGGCGGCGGCAAGCGCGCGATCACCATCGACGAGGTGCCGCTGGAATGGTGTTTTTCGCGCGGCGTGAAGCTCGATTTCCGGCATTTCGCCGACGGGCATGTGGTGAGCGCGGCGGAGGTCGAGGCGGAACTCGCCCGCATCGGCCATGAACTTGAGCCCCTCGACATCGTGCTGGTCAACACCAGCGCCGGCGCCCGCTACGGCGCGGACGACTATCTCGCGGCCGGTTGCGGCATGGGCCGCGAGGCGACGCTCTATCTGACCGAACGCGGCGTGCGCGTCACCGGCACCGACGCCTGGAGCTGGGACGCGCCTTTCGTTCACACCGCACGGGCCTTCGCCGAGACCGGCGATCCGTCGATCATCTGGGAAGGTCATCGGGCTGGCATGGTCACCGGCTACTGTCACATCGAAAAGCTCAGCAATCTGGAAAGCCTGCCGCCGCACGGGTTCGAGGTCAGCTGCTTTCCGTTCAAGATCAAGGGCGCCTCGGCGGGCTTCACGCGCGCCGTCGCCATCATCGACAAGGAATAG
- a CDS encoding transporter substrate-binding domain-containing protein encodes MMAHTLSHVREVLAPKGRLRVAINLGNAALAMRDEATGELGGVSVVLARELAGRLGVEADFVTFNGAGKVFAAIDTDEWDIGFLAIDPKRAEKLSFTSPYVIISSSYVVPEASPFRSCAEVDSPGTRIAVAKNAAYDLWLAKHAKHAEIVHNDAPGTSLQMFIDEGLDAGAGVTQVLHRFVAEHPGYRVLPDSFATIEQAMTVPAKNVGAVPFLSAFIEEMKQSGFVRAALDASGRTEVAVAP; translated from the coding sequence ATGATGGCACACACTCTGTCGCATGTGCGCGAAGTATTGGCGCCCAAGGGGCGGCTTCGCGTCGCGATCAATCTCGGCAACGCGGCGCTCGCCATGCGCGACGAGGCAACCGGCGAACTCGGCGGCGTCAGTGTCGTGCTGGCGCGTGAACTGGCGGGGCGGTTGGGCGTCGAGGCCGATTTCGTGACCTTCAATGGCGCGGGCAAGGTCTTTGCCGCCATCGACACCGACGAATGGGACATCGGCTTTCTGGCGATCGATCCCAAGCGCGCGGAAAAGCTCAGCTTCACGTCGCCTTACGTGATCATTTCAAGCAGTTATGTGGTGCCGGAGGCCTCGCCCTTCCGGTCGTGCGCCGAGGTCGACAGTCCGGGCACGCGCATCGCTGTGGCCAAGAACGCGGCTTACGATCTGTGGCTGGCGAAACACGCCAAACACGCCGAGATCGTGCACAACGACGCGCCCGGCACATCTCTGCAGATGTTCATCGACGAGGGGCTCGACGCGGGCGCCGGCGTGACGCAGGTGCTGCACCGCTTCGTCGCCGAGCACCCCGGCTACCGGGTGCTGCCCGACAGTTTCGCCACCATCGAGCAGGCCATGACCGTGCCGGCGAAGAACGTGGGCGCGGTTCCGTTTCTCAGCGCCTTCATCGAGGAGATGAAGCAGTCCGGCTTCGTGCGCGCGGCGCTGGACGCCAGCGGCCGTACCGAGGTCGCCGTCGCCCCATAG
- the cysG gene encoding siroheme synthase CysG: MRVFRKPSDATPANVRHIAPLAKLPVFFDLAGKRAVLAGGGEAAAWKAELLSACGAHVEIHAGDAEPEMRALIARGAEPGTLTLVERAWTPADIEGAAIALCDAEDDGEAARFAQAARAAGVPVNVIDNPTFCDFQFGSIVNRSPVIVSISTDGAAPILGQAIRRRIETLLPAALGPWATAAKGYRSRLMDLMPDASRRRAFWERFADKAFAARGGETVRAELDAMAGNILAAATPHRGHVTLVGAGPGDAELLTLKAVRALQSADVILFDALVSDEVLELARREAKRMLVGKRGGKRSCRQEDINALMVKFARDGKRVVRLKSGDPMVFGRAGEEVAELDAAEIPVDVVPGVSAVFSLAAELGVSLTHRDHAHSLRLVTGHASDGGMPKDLDWRGLSDAQTTLVIYMGGRTAQSIATRMIGEGRAPETPVVIAAKIGRPDRQLSNLSLAQLASGAFAREDDGPVLIGVGEVFAMRKAMALLDGLPEAIAV, encoded by the coding sequence ATGCGCGTCTTCCGGAAGCCGTCTGACGCCACGCCGGCCAATGTCAGGCACATCGCGCCGCTGGCCAAGCTGCCGGTGTTCTTCGATCTCGCGGGCAAGCGCGCCGTGCTCGCCGGCGGCGGCGAGGCGGCGGCGTGGAAGGCTGAGCTTCTGTCGGCCTGCGGCGCGCATGTCGAGATCCATGCCGGCGACGCAGAACCGGAGATGCGGGCGCTGATCGCGCGCGGCGCGGAACCGGGCACGCTGACGCTGGTCGAGCGCGCCTGGACGCCCGCCGACATCGAGGGCGCCGCCATCGCCCTTTGCGACGCGGAGGACGACGGGGAAGCCGCCCGCTTCGCGCAGGCCGCACGCGCCGCAGGCGTGCCCGTCAACGTCATCGACAACCCTACCTTCTGCGATTTCCAGTTCGGCTCCATCGTCAATCGCTCGCCGGTCATCGTCTCGATTTCCACCGACGGCGCGGCGCCCATCCTCGGCCAGGCGATCCGCCGCCGCATCGAGACGCTGCTGCCGGCCGCACTCGGCCCCTGGGCAACTGCCGCGAAAGGCTACCGGTCGCGCCTGATGGACCTGATGCCCGACGCATCGCGCCGCCGCGCCTTCTGGGAGCGGTTCGCCGACAAGGCCTTCGCCGCCCGAGGCGGCGAGACCGTGCGCGCGGAACTCGATGCCATGGCCGGTAACATCCTCGCCGCTGCGACGCCCCACCGCGGTCACGTGACGCTCGTTGGCGCGGGACCGGGGGACGCGGAACTGCTGACGCTCAAGGCCGTCCGCGCGCTGCAATCGGCCGATGTGATCCTGTTCGACGCGCTGGTCTCCGACGAGGTTCTGGAGCTGGCGCGGCGCGAGGCCAAGCGCATGCTGGTGGGCAAACGCGGCGGCAAGCGTTCCTGCCGCCAGGAAGACATCAACGCGCTGATGGTCAAATTCGCGCGTGACGGCAAGCGGGTGGTACGGCTGAAGTCCGGCGACCCGATGGTGTTCGGCCGCGCCGGAGAGGAGGTGGCGGAACTGGATGCGGCGGAAATTCCCGTCGATGTGGTGCCGGGCGTCTCCGCCGTCTTCTCGCTGGCAGCCGAACTCGGCGTCTCGCTGACCCACCGCGACCACGCCCATTCGCTCAGGCTGGTCACGGGCCACGCCAGCGACGGCGGCATGCCGAAGGATCTGGACTGGCGCGGGCTGTCGGATGCCCAGACCACGCTGGTGATCTATATGGGCGGCCGCACGGCGCAATCGATCGCCACGCGGATGATCGGCGAGGGCCGCGCGCCGGAAACACCGGTCGTCATTGCCGCGAAGATCGGCCGGCCGGACCGGCAGCTTTCGAACCTGAGCCTCGCGCAACTCGCCTCCGGCGCCTTCGCCCGCGAGGACGACGGCCCGGTGCTGATCGGCGTGGGAGAGGTTTTCGCGATGCGCAAGGCGATGGCCTTGCTCGACGGCCTGCCGGAAGCCATCGCGGTCTGA